The Musa acuminata AAA Group cultivar baxijiao chromosome BXJ1-8, Cavendish_Baxijiao_AAA, whole genome shotgun sequence genomic sequence GACAATGCAGGAAAACTACTATGATACAGAGAGCCTCAAGCTGCATCATGGGTTTAACATATCAGCTAGCTGAGTTGATTCTTTCTGGGAGACTGCTGGTGGCAAAGTGAAACTGGTATCCTAACTAGTAAATCATCTTGCAACATCTATTCAATTAATTTGTGCATTGATAGGTAAGGGGCAAAGCAGATCATCTTTTAGAATCACTCACTAGCACTTACTCAAGCGGAACTAAATAATGAGCTTCACACAAATCTTTCAGGTGCCCTACAAGACCACTTGAGCAACCTAGTAATTAGTATTATTAGTCTTCATTGAATCTTTACCCATTCTTTAAGGAGTTACCCTGAGAGGCTTATAGAGAATTTGTTTAGGTGATTTCTAGAGGTCACAATGTGATGAGTTATTCCTTTCTTCTTATTCTACTTGATTTATATACTTGTTTTAGCATGCCAGGTCTCAAATCTTTTGTCTCCTAGACTCTATATGTGATTGAACATGAAACAAAACAATGCCACACTCTTTGGAGTGGCCTTTTTCTCCTTAGTTTCAGCAAGGAATAAGTAGACGCTTAAAGAACAGAAATCAATTTCCTGTATAGTTTTATTGACTTCAGCTAAAAGGCATGGGTTTCTACATATCAGAATCCAACTTAACTATTTTGTTCATAATGGATGTCTTATTTTGTACTTAGACCAACTTCCAATCTGAGAACTATGACCAAAATAAAAGGTTTATGGTCATATATAGATGAGAAGAACAAGTGGATATATAGCCACCTTGGATGTCTGTTGTGAGAGTTTGGATTGACTACTCTGTAGCACTTCTCCTGTCCTATAAACAAAGAGAGTCTTGTTGCTGATGCCAGAACACACCCAAACGGTTCCAAGTTCAAGGCAAAGACAAAAGGAAGATTATTTACATCCCCTCCTTTTGGTGGATTGCTTATATCCAAGTCTTTACCTTCAAAATAATTAATTCCATCATTACTGCAATGAGGACTGCCTATTGGGGTCTTCTACCCCCTGTATCAAAAAATATGTCCAAGGTCAAAAGCTaaagttttttattaaaaaaaatttagtactaaaaaaatgaaaatttggcaCTCTCAATTACACACACATTTTAAATGGAGAGGCCCTAATCCACTTGTCCAAAAATTTAAGAAGGAAGGAGAGGAGATGTTTTCTACTTGGGCCTCTTCATTCTTACTCTTTTTGAATGGTAGGAAAAAGCAATCAGAATGGGCATATTTAGTGTTAGTTTCTtcaaaatgattgtgatgcaaatGGACCATTGGATGATTGGATTATTGGTCAGACATGATGTTTGTTGATTGATTTGTTTGGTTGTTTGGTTGCAGAGGTTGAATCTTCATGTTGCTGAGCAGGATTCAAGTGATGGAAATAATCTCTCTTATAGAGATAAGACTACTAGGTTGGTATAACTTGCATGCTTTCAATGGTTATAAAAAATAGATTGGATTTCTAATTTGATATTACAATATGATGTCAATAATTCTTTTAAAGTATCACTTGTATATGATCTGACTATAGGTAGTTTTTCATAAAGATATACATTAACAAAACTTAACGACAATAGGAGATCCACATAATCTACCTAATATAGTTAAAGCCATCACAATTTAATGTATATATAAGGAAAAATAGCTTATATAATTAAGGATCGAGATTTTCTTATCATGGTCAATCTAATTTCCAAAACTCGGGAGTTTTGAATACAGCTAAGGATGCATTTTTCATATGTACTCAATTTTTAGAATGAAATATTATCTGTATCTATTGGGAGGAGGGAAATCAgtcagcaaattagctttcaaatcATGTAAAAATGCAAGCTGACACTGTTATTTGGTATGCTGAACTGCCTCCTGTCTTAGAGATGTTGGTTCCTAATGATGCAAACCATAATGGTTGTTTCAGACTTATTTaagttttaatatatatatttttaatttcctTTGGTAAAACAAAACAGCTTACACTCACTTCTGTCTTAGAGATGTTGGTTCCTAATGATGCAAACCATAATGGTTGTTTCAGACTTATTTaagttttaatatatatatatatatatatatatatatatatatatatatatatatatatatttttttttttttttttttctttggtaaaACAAAACAGCTTACACTCACTTCTGTCTTAGAGTTGTTGGTTCCTAATGATGCAAACCATAATGGTTGTTTCAGACTTATTTTaagttttaatatatatatttttaattttctttggtAAAAGAAAATAGTTTACACTCAGTCCAAGGACTAATCAATTAACCAAACTTTAAGTGGGTGATTCTATCTGCATACTTAGCCACTAATATCTATGCATGCATTGATTGAGTAAAGCTCAAGGTAGATGATGTGTGTGTCACAAACCCAGACATTTGTCTCATAAACTGGTGATCAACCACAACTCCTCCATCTCCACAAGTCAAAACATAGTACGGTCACAAATAATCTAATCATGAATCTTGATTAGTTAGGAACAGAAATCTTTGGAATGACTTCATAATGAAAAACTAAAGTACTGATGTCAAAGTTTTAAGTATATAATTTAGGTGCTAAATATATATAACTAGGCATAATGAGTCAtccaatatattatcataaaaataatgcaGATTATTGTACAGAAGCTTTCAGATCACAAATCAAATGAGAATCTAAATTATTTTTGAGGTGGCCAATCATGCACCCATGCCAATGCATTCATTAATAGAACTTTTCTTAGGTTCAGTAGCTCAAGTCAAACTTCTCTTAGTGGGCCATACAACCCATTATTTCCATCAGGTCTTGTATCCAACATTAAAAGAGATATATGATCAAGGCAAGCTTCTGCTGGAGTTGTGTAGATCTCTCTGAAAGCTTAGCATGCATGATGGACTGTGGCAATCTCAATAAGATTTGTGATTCCTTTTTTGGTAGAGGTGGAAAATTTTAAGATATGAAAACTAATTTTAATTTGGAAAGATAGCAAAGAACATTGACTAAATCAGACCCTAGATCTTATGCACTAAGCATCACATTATTCATCTTTCTTTATTAGTGTCTTCCTATAAAGCTTGCCTCACCTTCCTTGGTTGTTCTCCACCCAAGGCAAGAGACAGGTTCCCTTTGGgttgtttagagagagagagagagatgggcagAGCCCCATGCTGTGACAAGGCTATTGTGAAGAAGGGACCATGGTCTCCTGAAGAGGATGCAAAGCTCAAGGCTTACATTGAAGAGAATGGAACTGGAGGAAATTGGATTGCACTGCCTCATAAGATTGGTTTGTTACATCCACAAACCCTTATTAACTAGATGCTTTGGCATttgattatttttcttctctAGGAAAAGATTAAGTCatgtgggtgtgtgtgtgtgtgtgtatatatatatatatatatatatatatatatatatatatatatatatatatatatatatatatatatatatatatatatatatatatatatatatatatatatatataaatatatatatatataaaaggagaTGGATCATCTTAGATTCTTAAAGAGGAAAAAACATGGAGAGTTCATATATAGAGTACATGTTATCATGCATGCTGTGTGTGTATGGTTTTCTTGAGATCATGGATGGCCAGTTTATATAGAGTACTGCCAGCTTCTTGTTTAAGGTTTGCATTCATATAATTTCTGATGCAGAGCTGTTCATCCAAGAGAGAATATCATAAGTATGATTACATAGAGATGGAGCCAATCATAGCTAAAGTTGTCTTCTGATCTTATTCATGACTGGGTCTGAGAAATGTTGTAGAGTTTTATGAGAAGAAACCTTCCCAGAacattttttatgtatatatgtgaatttTGATGAGTGTTCGTTTTGCAGGATTGAAAAGGTGTGGCAAAAGCTGCAGACTGAGATGGCTAAACTATTTAAGACCAGACATCAAACGTGGTGGTTTtacagaagaagaagatcaaAGAATCTGTAGCCTCTACATAAGTATTGGGAGCAGGTAATTCTttcattcatctctctctctctctcttcctgcttcttcttctttactTTCTCCTCCAGATTTAGAATACATTATTTTCATGATAAAgtgatcttcttcttctctctctctctctctctgctcaaACTATattgttttgatgatttgatgatgaagTGATGTGTCTAATCAAGACTCAAATCTTATGCTTTAGGTGGTCAATAATTGCAGCCCAACTTCCAGGACGAACAGACAATGatgtcaagaactactggaacaccaaGCTACAGAAGAAACTATTCGGCAAGCGAAAAGAACCACCCCTCCACATCAACCATGTTCCAACCCTACCTGCATCAGCTCTCGAGAGGATGCATCTCCAAGGCCTCCTCAGCTCCCCCTTCTCCTTCTGCAGCAACCCTGAGCCATGGCCCAACCACCAGCCACCAGGAGACAGATCAATTCTCCCAAGCATCTCCACAGACTCTACCAATCAAGCTGGTTTCCAAATGAGATCTGGCATCTTAAAGTCCGAGAGCGCAAGTACACGAGGAGAAGTAGAGCGTTCAGCGCTagggtttcactcggcttcaaccGGAGGAAGCCTCAGCGTGGAGACTTCAACCTCGAGCTTCGATGCTGTGACTGCAGATCTTCAAGCTGATGAGCTCGATGACTTGCTCTACTGCAACCACTCCTCGTCCTTCGCAGGGCATCAAGAGCACGAGCTCGCTGGCTTCGACTGTTGCAGAGAAGTGTACAGTGAAAAGGAGAGCACAGATTGGTGGATCGTCGACGGTTTCGAGGATGAGTCGACGATGGTGTCTTGGGATTCAGCTTCAGCTCTCGGTTCACAAGAGTACGACGTTTAGGGATTTGCAAGAATCTATATGGTGTCAAAGAACGGTGTGCAATCTTCATGGTAGTGTTGTCCCATTTGCGTGTGAGTTTGTCCATGTCAGGTTGCCTCTCGCATTACATCTGATGGGGAATGGATTCGTTATGAACAGAAGCTGATTCGAGTATTCTGGGACAGAAGAAACCTTTTGCTGCTCACATCCATTTCATCGCTCACATGCACACATAGTGGTTAAGGCTAAACCAACACACATGCATCGTTCCCTTTTCTAAGGATAGTTGGTGCACATCAAGCATGCATCTTCGGAATTCATATTTCTGGTGAAGGTTCTACCAAATTTGAAATCATGTCATAATCGAATCGAATTCAGGTGGTTTGGGTTTTTGTTCTGGAATCACAAGCTTCGATTTCGGTTTCGATTTTGAAACTGAAACTATTGgtttagtttcattttttatttgactCACTGATTTTAATTAAAAGAATAAATGACTCTATCGAGATTCAAACCAAAGTCAAATGATCCTCCTCCTGTACGTTGATTCAGTAAATACTGCATGGTAAatatatttttctacttgaaACTCTCTAACATATCCAACCTGACCTGATATTATAACTGATTCATCGACTAGACCACTAGTCCAAAATGCTTGGGTCTTATAGGATAAGCAGTTCGGAAATCTCTAACATAACATGGTCACGAGGAATGGTCAACAAAGACACATTTGATACATCGAAAAGGAGCCGATACTTGTCATAAAACACACCAGCTGGGGAACATTTCCgaagaaaatttatataacaatgggctATGTCCCCAAGTGATAACAATAAATAGGCAAAAATTGGCATCAAGGACGTTTATTTGTATCGTTCGTATTGAAATACAAGACAACTTGCAGCTCCACCTTTTGATCAAACCGAAAACCAAATCAGGAGCTATAACAGTTAATAGAAACTTTGATTATACTAAGAAACACTAAGAGCACTCGTTACCCAGTCTTTCGGTTAAACTGAACATACCTTCCTTCCTGCATTTCTACTCTTTGAAGGTTTGTTGCAGAATGATCTTGGATGCTCAGCTTATTCTTCCACATTGTGTAGTTGTAGTAGTGACAACTATTTCTGTCATTAGAGAAAACTGATGATGCTTTCTCAACCAAAATGTTCGAGCTATCATCAATTCTATATGAGATGTCAATTTCTTCCACGACAAGGTGATATATTACATCACCAAGTGAGGATGAGGCAGGCTTCTCGGTAAGAGTCTGACAGGATTCTTCATCACCAGTATCTTCTAATCCTCTAGCAACATCGTGGCTCTCATTTTCCATGGACACATTGTGAGGGTGGTTTAGTTGAGACAGTGACCTTATATCCCAAGAAAGAAGCTCCTTGATCAAGTCTTGGAACTCATCCTGAGAAGCGTATAGTGATTGTTTTGCCTGGAACAGAGAAACAAACATCAATGAACAACTATTTAGACGAAACCTAGTTAAGCTTTGGTTTTCCCAGATCATACATATAAGGCTTTCAGGTGGTAAGATGCAAAGAGAAACTCCATAATGAGAACAAGCACATAATTGGTGGCCAATCCAACTACTGTGTTCAATAGACATGCGGCATAACCAGGGTATCATAAGAAAAGGTTCATGTGGTCAAAGACTTTCATTAGACCATTTCAGAAACACTATACACTTTCAACCAGTATGGATATAGAGCACAAGGACATGTATCGTTAAGAGGTACAATAAAATCTTAGTTTTTAGCTTGCTTTAGCAAAAAGGTCAATTTTCCAGGTTCGAAGCAAAAGTTTCTGATCAAACCACAAGCAGACAACATCTGCAGCATAGCTATTCACTTATAACTTGCtgctatctttaaaaaaaaagaaaacttgctgctataACAATATTCCTCTTAATAGACAAGTTGAAGCCCATAGTTTTCTTAGAGGCCCTCTTGCCCATGGGTTCCATGCACAACCATATGAGACACTAATAAACTGCTTAATTACATGTTTTCAAGCAAATGTTTCTAATGGTAATAAATAGCTTACACCAGGCATCCAGACAGTGgcaagaaatgaagaaaaataacacCAAAGAATGAAAAGGTTTTCATTGACTACAGATAACTTACAGCTTGCATCCAGCAACCTGAGAGTGAAGAACTAAAATCTGGAGAGAAGTTAACAGATGCCACAGCTAGCATACTATCTGCCTGCACAAATTGCAAATGAtgtaaaaaaatatagaaaattgAGAAGTTCTCATCCAAAAAATTCAGTAATAACAAGAATAAGAAGCCCATTATTCATGCATCTAACAGATATCAACATTTAGCTTCATTACATGAATGGAGTACATAATATGACAACAAGACTAAAATTCTGTTAAACTCGGTTTTCTATTTTCTCAATGAAACCTTGATTACAAAACGTTGCAAACAATTCCCTTAAGTGTGAATGATAATTTCTAAGCGACACATATGGCACTAGGATGGACCAGGAACTCAACTGAACCAGGGTGGTTTGCAATTGATAAACCACATGTTTAAGATTCTCAAAGGCTAATTTCCaatttgtatgtgattgctttctTGGATTCTTAGCACAATATGCAATTTGTCAGGTCATCAGAAAAGAACCTAAATTCTGACATTTGTGTGGTGTATACTAAACATTTGAGCTAGATGCAATCTTGTTCAGGAAAGATTGTGCTATGTCAACAAAAACTTTATGATGCACCTTGAGAAGGCCAATAAAAACAATTGCAGCCATTGTATGACATTAAAAAAAGTCATGTTAGCTACTCATAAATCATAACCACATTGCAATGGAGTACCTTTACCCAGTTTGGAACAGTTGCACCTTGTATGCTATCAGAATACGGCAGATAAGGTTTAATATCAAGTACCGGCTGTTGATCAAGGTCAAGCCATAAGCACAAGTTCATAATTAAAACTGCCAAATTAATAACCAAGCAATATCAGTGTACTAAAATAAAAAGGCAAACATATAATGTAGAACGAAAAAGTCCAAATGTATACCGTGCCATCAACCAAATCTACACCAGAAAGCAAAAGTGCATGTCCATCTAAAGCCTCAACCTAGAAAATATCAAGTGAAGCAAGGCACAACTTTAGGCATTAGCCATTTTCTGGTTAAAAACCATAAGGGAAAGAAATTCTATCAATGAACCTAATATCACAGAAAAAACATCAGAAGAACCATACATTTAAATCATGTTACCTGCGGATCTAATAACTATAGATTTCAGATTTCCTaatcagaattttttttatttggctCCATGCatgcatacacacacacacacacacacacacacacacgcatacatgcatacacatacatatatacacacacatacacaacaagGCACGCTCTAAAGTATCTAAAATCTCAAGTGGCACGTGACAAAAAGTGTGATTCACAAGCATCCCTGGAGGAAAAAAACTTAGACTTGCCTCTTTTAGCACATATCAACAGTATCATAATCTTGACTTACTAAAAATCAGCTTGACTAAATCTTGACTTACTCAAAACCAAGTGAGCACCAAATTCAAAAACATTGACATTTACTTGACACCAAGAAATTAAAGTAAACCTAGGAAATATGAAACAAATAGGCTATAGCAGCCATTCATGGGTAATTCCAAAAAGATTTGCAGTCAAAAACACAGGTTAGTTTAACACAGAAAGATACCAAAATGTTAGAAATCTGATTGCAATAGAAAGTCATGCTAAAGCCTTTTGTTTTTGTCATTGTACACCTTGACAAAACCAAGAGTCATCTCAGCACTTATTCATGCTTGGGTGATTATGGTTTGTGGGtcatataattgaatcattagCCTAACAGAGACTATAGTACAGACTCCAAGAAGGTAACTCATACATACATATCTTTACCAATTCCAATGGTTAGTTTGAATCTACCATCTACCAATTATTCAAGGAAATCCATTACAAGTAACAGCCATTTTTATGTCTATGAATAATTTGAAATGATTAGTTGTTTGTTATTTTTAGCAACTTCAAAATTATCCATTTGAACAAGCATATCAAGGAAACAGTGAAAATTATAAACATCACTGAAACAGGGAATCGATAAAAGCCCAATTATTTGCTTTGCTACATTACCTTGGCAACAGTGAGCCCAATAGGACAAGGCCTGTGTGGAGATCTAGTAGCCAAGACACCCATTTTACCGCCCTTTAATCTAGGCACTCTAACCTAGCAAATAACATGAAACAACATATGGGGAATGTAGCTAAGGCACAAAACTCTAAAATAGGAAAAGATACCTTTGCCTTGAACTTGGATCTAGATGGTTCCCTCCACAGTTTATCAAGGTCGGTATTCAAATGAAATACATAGAGGATCCAGCAATGAGAGTATTCAGCTAGGCCTTCAAGAGCTTCTTTAGGAACTCGACCTGCGTCAAACACCAAGCATGCTCTAGCAAGTGGAACAAGCAAAGGTTGCCTTGGTGTACCATTTCTGCACAAAGATAGGAAGATtagtttcttataaatttctggaATCCAAATTCACTTTGCATCTATAAGGATGGACACCAAATAATACATTCTTGATTTATATATTGGTAAAACTACTATAATACTCCAAGCAGTGCATGTTGTATATGCAGATCACCAAAGAAATGAAGCCTCTTAACTATACTTCAGTCTCTCTCACAACAAGCACTGTCTTTTTTCTAGTACAATGCATGAGA encodes the following:
- the LOC135588231 gene encoding transcription factor MYB36-like isoform X2, with the translated sequence MLLSRIQVMEIISLIEIRLLGLKRCGKSCRLRWLNYLRPDIKRGGFTEEEDQRICSLYISIGSRWSIIAAQLPGRTDNDVKNYWNTKLQKKLFGKRKEPPLHINHVPTLPASALERMHLQGLLSSPFSFCSNPEPWPNHQPPGDRSILPSISTDSTNQAGFQMRSGILKSESASTRGEVERSALGFHSASTGGSLSVETSTSSFDAVTADLQADELDDLLYCNHSSSFAGHQEHELAGFDCCREVYSEKESTDWWIVDGFEDESTMVSWDSASALGSQEYDV
- the LOC135588231 gene encoding transcription factor MYB36-like isoform X1 → MGRAPCCDKAIVKKGPWSPEEDAKLKAYIEENGTGGNWIALPHKIGLKRCGKSCRLRWLNYLRPDIKRGGFTEEEDQRICSLYISIGSRWSIIAAQLPGRTDNDVKNYWNTKLQKKLFGKRKEPPLHINHVPTLPASALERMHLQGLLSSPFSFCSNPEPWPNHQPPGDRSILPSISTDSTNQAGFQMRSGILKSESASTRGEVERSALGFHSASTGGSLSVETSTSSFDAVTADLQADELDDLLYCNHSSSFAGHQEHELAGFDCCREVYSEKESTDWWIVDGFEDESTMVSWDSASALGSQEYDV
- the LOC103996329 gene encoding uncharacterized protein LOC103996329 isoform X1, with the translated sequence MPIVINNMSLAGLHRRNRHLVYNGTSIMTAVINNMSLCGEGGGASRSAEPLFVSLMAAAEGTGWVKISATAFAIAAVAVIVTGSFFNQKARRLASRIRELEASLAAALEKSASERRGRTRAQQALRNAFTQQSSDGSKQAAASAYPMAPIGTLRSCFSTRNGTPRQPLLVPLARACLVFDAGRVPKEALEGLAEYSHCWILYVFHLNTDLDKLWREPSRSKFKAKVRVPRLKGGKMGVLATRSPHRPCPIGLTVAKVEALDGHALLLSGVDLVDGTPVLDIKPYLPYSDSIQGATVPNWVKADSMLAVASVNFSPDFSSSLSGCWMQAAKQSLYASQDEFQDLIKELLSWDIRSLSQLNHPHNVSMENESHDVARGLEDTGDEESCQTLTEKPASSSLGDVIYHLVVEEIDISYRIDDSSNILVEKASSVFSNDRNSCHYYNYTMWKNKLSIQDHSATNLQRVEMQEGRYVQFNRKTG
- the LOC103996329 gene encoding uncharacterized protein LOC103996329 isoform X2; its protein translation is MPIVINNMSLAGLHRRNRHLVYNGTSIMTAVINNMSLCGEGGGASRSAEPLFVSLMAAAEGTGWVKISATAFAIAAVAVIVTGSFFNQKARRLASRIRELEASLAAALEKSASERRGRTRAQQALRNAFTQQSSDGSKQAAASAYPMAPIGTLRSCFSTRNGTPRQPLLVPLARACLVFDAGRVPKEALEGLAEYSHCWILYVFHLNTDLDKLWREPSRSKFKAKVRVPRLKGGKMGVLATRSPHRPCPIGLTVAKPVLDIKPYLPYSDSIQGATVPNWVKADSMLAVASVNFSPDFSSSLSGCWMQAAKQSLYASQDEFQDLIKELLSWDIRSLSQLNHPHNVSMENESHDVARGLEDTGDEESCQTLTEKPASSSLGDVIYHLVVEEIDISYRIDDSSNILVEKASSVFSNDRNSCHYYNYTMWKNKLSIQDHSATNLQRVEMQEGRYVQFNRKTG